GTGCGGAGCCGCTGGGGCGTTGGCAAGATGAACGTCGGTTCGGCGCGGGACATGAAACCCGAGCCCGTCGTGGAGATGACGCGTACGATCTTCCCTTCGCGCACGCTGCCGCTCATGTGCGAGCGCTACACGCTGCGTAACGTCGGGGCGAAGCCGCTGACGGTTTCCGTACCCGAATTCTCGCAGGTCGTGACGACCGATCCGGCCAAGGGCGTCACGGGCAGCTATGTCGTGCGGGGCGACATCGCGGGCAGCGGCACCTTTACGCTTGCCGCGGGGGACTCGCTCGCGTTCGACGCCGTGTTCCAGGCCTACCCGGGCGGCGGAGAGCCTCTGCACCCCGACGTGGCGGCCGAGTTGGCCGCCCGGATGGCGTTCGTCAGGGAGTGCATCGACGCGAACCTCGTGCTCGAAACCCCCGACCCGGTGATCGACACCCAATTCCGCTATGCCAAGCTGCGGGCTGCCGAGAGCATCGTTGCGACCAAGGGCGGCTACATGCACGCCCCCGGCGGCGAATCCTACTATGCGGCCATCTGGGCCAACGACCAGGCCGAATACGTCAACCCCTTCTTCCCCTTCCTGGGCTACGGGGTGGGCAATGCCTCGGCGCTCAACTCGTTCCGCCATTTCGCCCGCTTCATGAACCCCGCATACGAACCGCTGCCCAGCTCGGTCATCGCCGAGGGCGACGACATCTGGAACGGCGCGGGCGACCGCGGCGACGCCGCGATGATCGCCTGCGGGGCGGCACGCTACGCCCTTGCGCGCGGTGACCGTGCCGAGGCCGCCGAGCTGTGGCCGCTCGTCGAGTGGTGCCTCGAATACTGCCGCCGCCAGCTTACGCCCGACGGCGTCGTGGCTTCCGACACCGACGAACTGGAGGGGCGTTTCCCCACCGGCGATGCCAACCTCTGCACCTCGACGCTCTATTACGATGCACTGCTGTCGGCCGTGTCGCTCGGCCGCGAGCTGGGCGTGGAATCCGCCCAGACCGCCCGCTATGCCGCACAGGCCAGGGCGCTCGCCCGAGCTATCGACGCGTACTTCGGCGGCGAGGTCGGCGGGTACGACACCTACCGCTACTATGCGGGCAATACGCTGCTGCGCTCGTGGATCTGCATGCCGCTGATCGTGGGGCTGAAGGAGCGCAGCGAAGGCACCGTCCGGGCGTTGCTCGGCCCCGAGCTGATGACCGACGACGGCCTGCTGACCCAGCAGGGCAGCTCGACGTTCTGGGATCGCTCGACGCTCTACGCCCTGCGCGGGATCTACAACGTGGGGCAGGCCGACCGTGCGACCGAACTGCTGCACCGCTATTCGCAGCGGCGCCTGCTGGGCGACCATGTGCCTTATCCCATCGAGGCGTGGCCCGAAGGCTCGCAGCGCCACCTTTCGGCCGAGAGCGGGCTCTACTGCCGCATCATCACCGAGGGCCTGTTCGGCATCCGCCCCACGGGGCTGCGGTCGTTCGACCTCACGCCTTCCATGCCCGCTGCCTGGGAGAGCATGTCCCTGCGCCATATCCGGGCGTTCGGCTCCGATTTCGACATCACGGTCGCGCGCGTGGCGGACGGCAGGCTCCGCATTACGGTGGCCCGGCCCGGCGCAAAACCGAAAATATACCGCGCGGCACCCGGCGCGACGATACGGGTGAAACTAACCGATTAACAATCCGATTTACCTATGAACCTTTTCCGCTGCTTTGCCATTTCGTTTGCATTGTCCTTCGCGGCCGCCTGCTCGTCCGGCCCCGGGACTGATTTCAAAGTCGCCTCGCCCGACGGGACGCTCTGCGTCGGGATCCGTGCGGCCGACTCGCTGACCTATACCGTGACCCGCCACGGTACGCCCGTGCTGCTGCCTTCGGCCATCGGGCTGCACTTCGCCGACGGTACGGTGCTGGGACGCGGTGCGAAGGTGACCGATGCGCGGCGCGAAACGGTGGAACGGGTCGTCGAGGCTCCCTTCTACCGGCAGGCACGCTTCACGGAGCATTACAACCAGCTGAGGCTTACCTTCGAAGGCGGTTATGCCGTGACTTTCCGGGTCTTCGACCAGGGTTGCGCCTACCGTATCGAAACGCATCTGCCGGGCGAACGAACCGTGGCCGGTGAAGTGGCCGAGTTCAATTTCGCGGGCGACCCCGGGTTGTTCGCCGCCTATTCCGACGGCCTGTGCAACGCCTACCAGAGCCAGTATGAGAAGTGCCGCCTGAACGCGCTGGGGACGGAAAAACCCGTCCTGCTGCCGCTGGCCGCCGACTGCGGCGCCGCCGGCCGCGTGTTGGTCTGCGAAGCCGATCTGGAAGCCTATCCCGGCATGTTCCTGACGCCCTCGGCGGGCGGCCTGCGGGGGCTGTTTGCCGCCGTGCCCGACAGTTGCTACCTTCACGAGCGCCGCTGCCAGGAGAAGGTCGCCACGCGCCACGACTATATCGCCCGCGTCGAGGGCACGCGGACATATCCGTGGCGTATCCTCGCCGTGGCCGACGAAGACCGCGAACTCCCGACCAACGACTTGGTCTATGCCCTCGCCGCAGAGAACCGTATCGGCGACTGCTCGTGGGTGAAGCCCGGCAAGGTGGCCTGGGAGTGGTGGAACGACTGGGGGCTGACGGGCGTGGACTTCGAGCCGGGTATCAACACGCGAACCTATAAGGCCTATATCGACTTCGCGGCCGACTACGGGCTCGAATACGTCGTGTTGGACGAAGGGTGGTCGGATCCGAAGGCCGGCGACGTGATGTCCGTGGTCGAGCAGATCGACCTGCCCGAACTGGTGCGTTATGCCGACGCCAAAGGTGTCGGGCTGATGCTGTGGGTCGTGGGCAACGTGCTCGACGCCAAGCTCGAAGAGGCGTGCAGCTACTATGCCGGATTAGGTATCCGCGGCTTCAAGGTCGACTTTATCGACCGCGACGACCAGAAGGCCGTCGAGCTGGTCTACCGCCTTGCCCGGGTCGCCGCCGCGCACCGCCTGGTGCTCGATATCCACGGCGTTTACAAACCCACGGGTCAGAACCGCACCTATCCCAATATCATCAATTTCGAAAGCGTCTTCGGGCTGGAGGAACTCAAGTGGAGCAATCCCGACATGCCGCTCTACGACGTGACCTTCCCCTTCATCCGTATGGTGCAGGGCCCGGTGGACTATACCCCCGGCGCCTACCGCAATGCCACGCGCGAAGGCTTCCGGATCGACTACCGCAACCCGATGAGCCAGGGCACGCGGGCGCACCAGGTGGCGGCTTACGTGGTCTTCGACGCACCGCTGGTGATGCTCTGCGACTCTCCGACGCGCTACATGGCCGACGAGGCCTACACGCGCTTCATCGCTTCGCTGCCCGTCGTGTTCGATACGACGCGGGTGCTCGCGGGCGAAATCGGCGAATATATCGTCACGGCACGCAAACGGCAGGATTGCTGGTATGTGGGCGGGCTTACCGGCTGGACGCCGCGCACGCTCGATGTCGACCTGTCGCTGCTCGACCCCGGGCGGGAGTATACGGCCACGCTGCTCGCCGACGACGGCCGCTCGGCTGCGGAGCCCGCCCGCTATGCGCTCTCCACGCAACGGGTGACCTCCGCGACACGGCTGCAAATACCCGTGGCGCCCGGCGGCGGCTTCGCGCTGAAGATCGAACCGGCTGATAACAAATAACTCTATCCGAAAAATACGACCCTTATGAACCGAACCCTGAGAAAATGCTGCGCCGCCCTGCTGGCCATCCTGGCCGTATATGCGGCACCTGCGGCGGAAAAAACCGTCTACCTGAAAGATTTCCTTGCGCCCGGCGCTGCCGGGACGGATGCCGTGCCCGCCGTGCGGGCCGCGCTGGAACACTGTGCCGAGGTCGGCGCCTCGCGGCTCGTGCTGCCCGGCGGCCAGCTCCGCATGCGTCCCGACCGGGCGGTCGAAAAGTACCAGTTCATCAGCAACAACGACGAGAGCCTCAAGCGCATTGCGTTCGACCTGGTGGGTATGCGCGACTTCGAGATCGACGGCAACGGCACCGAACTGCTCTTCACGGGCTTCATCTCGCCGTTCAGCCTCGAAGACTGTGAGAACATTACGGTGCGCGACCTGACGATCGACTTCACCCGTACGTTCAATTCCGAGGGCACCGTTGTGGCGAAGGGCGACGGTTGGCTGGAAATCGAGTTCCCCGAAGATTACCTCTGCGACATCGTCAACGGCTGCCTGCGTTTCCGCGATGCCGAGGGTACGGTGTACCCCTTCTCCAACCTGCTGGAGTTCGACGCCGTGCGGCGCGAACCGGCGTTCCGTGCCACGGACTACTGGCTGTCGAACCGGACGATCCCGGCCGAAAAATGCGCCAACGGCAACATCCGCATCCTGCGCAAAGACCTGACCGCCACGGTCGGCAACGTGATGGTATTCGGCGCGGCTGCGCGTTACAACCCCGGTTTCACGCTCGCCGACTGCCGGGGCGTTGCCATCCGCGACGTCAACCTCTACCACTGCGGCGGCATGGGTGTGATCGCGCAGCGCAGCCGCGACATCGAGCTTCGCAAGCTGGTGATCGTCCCCTCGCCCGGCAAGGGACGCATGATCAGCATTACGGCCGATGCCACGCACTACGTCAACTGCGGCGGCTACATCCGCATGATCGACTGCACGTTCGAGAACCAGAAGGACGACGCGACGAATATCCACGGGCTGTACATGGCCGTCGAAAAGGTCGGGGGCGCCGACAAACTGCTGCTCCGCTGGCGCAACTCGGGGCAGTACGGCGTGGATTTCATCGTGCCGGGGATGACCCTCGAACTGGTCGACAACAACAACGTGGAGACCTATGCCCGCCGGACGGTGAAGTCCGTCAGGCGCCTCAACAAGGTTTACACCGAAGTCACCTTCACCGAGCCGCTCCCCGACGGGGTCGAGCCCATGCATGTCGTGGCGGCCGACGATGAATATCCCGAGGTGCTCATCAAGGGCTGCCGCATGCGCGGCAACCGGGCGCGCGGCCTGCTGCTGGGCTCGCGCAACCGCATGGTCATCGAGGATAACTACTTCCACATCGCCGGGGCGGCCATCCTGATCGAAGGCGACGCCAACTACTGGTACGAGCAGTCGGGCGTGCGCGACGTGGTGATCCGCCGCAACCTCTTCGAGAACGGCAACTACGGCAGTCCCGGTTGGGGCTCGGCATGTATTGCCGTGGGCAGCGGCATCCCCGACCGCGAGACCAGCCGCTACCACCGCAACATCCGGGTCGAGGGCAATACCTTCCGCGTGTTCGACCCGCGTATCGTCAACCTCTACTGTGTCGACGGGTTCGTGTTCACGCGCGACAACGTCATCGAATACACCGACGATTATCCCTATGTACTCGACGAAAA
This Alistipes onderdonkii DNA region includes the following protein-coding sequences:
- a CDS encoding glycoside hydrolase family 97 protein codes for the protein MNLFRCFAISFALSFAAACSSGPGTDFKVASPDGTLCVGIRAADSLTYTVTRHGTPVLLPSAIGLHFADGTVLGRGAKVTDARRETVERVVEAPFYRQARFTEHYNQLRLTFEGGYAVTFRVFDQGCAYRIETHLPGERTVAGEVAEFNFAGDPGLFAAYSDGLCNAYQSQYEKCRLNALGTEKPVLLPLAADCGAAGRVLVCEADLEAYPGMFLTPSAGGLRGLFAAVPDSCYLHERRCQEKVATRHDYIARVEGTRTYPWRILAVADEDRELPTNDLVYALAAENRIGDCSWVKPGKVAWEWWNDWGLTGVDFEPGINTRTYKAYIDFAADYGLEYVVLDEGWSDPKAGDVMSVVEQIDLPELVRYADAKGVGLMLWVVGNVLDAKLEEACSYYAGLGIRGFKVDFIDRDDQKAVELVYRLARVAAAHRLVLDIHGVYKPTGQNRTYPNIINFESVFGLEELKWSNPDMPLYDVTFPFIRMVQGPVDYTPGAYRNATREGFRIDYRNPMSQGTRAHQVAAYVVFDAPLVMLCDSPTRYMADEAYTRFIASLPVVFDTTRVLAGEIGEYIVTARKRQDCWYVGGLTGWTPRTLDVDLSLLDPGREYTATLLADDGRSAAEPARYALSTQRVTSATRLQIPVAPGGGFALKIEPADNK
- a CDS encoding right-handed parallel beta-helix repeat-containing protein; the encoded protein is MNRTLRKCCAALLAILAVYAAPAAEKTVYLKDFLAPGAAGTDAVPAVRAALEHCAEVGASRLVLPGGQLRMRPDRAVEKYQFISNNDESLKRIAFDLVGMRDFEIDGNGTELLFTGFISPFSLEDCENITVRDLTIDFTRTFNSEGTVVAKGDGWLEIEFPEDYLCDIVNGCLRFRDAEGTVYPFSNLLEFDAVRREPAFRATDYWLSNRTIPAEKCANGNIRILRKDLTATVGNVMVFGAAARYNPGFTLADCRGVAIRDVNLYHCGGMGVIAQRSRDIELRKLVIVPSPGKGRMISITADATHYVNCGGYIRMIDCTFENQKDDATNIHGLYMAVEKVGGADKLLLRWRNSGQYGVDFIVPGMTLELVDNNNVETYARRTVKSVRRLNKVYTEVTFTEPLPDGVEPMHVVAADDEYPEVLIKGCRMRGNRARGLLLGSRNRMVIEDNYFHIAGAAILIEGDANYWYEQSGVRDVVIRRNLFENGNYGSPGWGSACIAVGSGIPDRETSRYHRNIRVEGNTFRVFDPRIVNLYCVDGFVFTRDNVIEYTDDYPYVLDEKRNFITRNCDRVVVDKKQTDKK